One stretch of Armigeres subalbatus isolate Guangzhou_Male chromosome 2, GZ_Asu_2, whole genome shotgun sequence DNA includes these proteins:
- the LOC134215072 gene encoding cell growth-regulating nucleolar protein-like, with protein sequence MVFFTCNHCGESLKKQAVEKHGWKCKRELNVSCMDCQKDFVGKQYDAHTSCITEAEKYSGKDYVPKANANKGAKKQEAWIDTIRSITDSKGNLSKGIGEVFNVIRKNDNIPRKKKGFLNFFANSAKHVRRNDVEAAWALLEEEVKKNQSNGTEEPKQSNGVDMDEMWIPGQKGSTSNEKKNVTESKQNGFKKRKLEEEVEEGVPVEEPAKKKSKKKNQQAQNGAKQTPEQKQLLVEDAEENQTNGEETESKFKWADVIRTTLSTRNNEMKLEKLKKKVLKKYRQLMGGEEVSDKIERKFSKKLTKLGVQVDNDTVRLIA encoded by the coding sequence ATGGTATTCTTCACGTGCAATCATTGTGGTGAATCGCTCAAAAAACAAGCCGTCGAAAAACATGGCTGGAAGTGCAAACGCGAACTCAACGTCTCCTGCATGGACTGCCAGAAGGATTTTGTAGGTAAGCAGTACGATGCACATACCAGCTGCATCACGGAAGCGGAAAAATACTCCGGTAAGGATTATGTACCCAAGGCCAACGCCAACAAGGGAGCCAAGAAGCAAGAGGCCTGGATAGACACGATTCGATCGATTACAGACAGTAAGGGGAACCTGTCGAAAGGAATCGGTGAGGTGTTTAACGTGATCCGCAAGAACGACAATATTCCTAGGAAAAAGAAAGgatttctgaatttcttcgCCAATTCGGCGAAGCATGTTCGGCGGAATGATGTTGAAGCTGCCTGGGCTTTGCTAGAGGAAGAGGTGAAAAAGAATCAAAGCAACGGCACTGAGGAGCCGAAGCAATCGAACGGAGTCGATATGGATGAAATGTGGATCCCGGGGCAGAAGGGATCGACGTCGAATGAGAAGAAAAATGTTACTGAAAGCAAACAGAACGGCTTCAAGAAACGGAAGCTAGAGGAGGAGGTGGAAGAAGGCGTACCTGTCGAAGAACCAGCAAAAAAGAAGAGCAAGAAGAAGAACCAGCAAGCACAGAATGGAGCTAAACAGACACCGGAACAGAAGCAGCTCCTGGTGGAAGACGCGGAAGAAAATCAAACTAACGGGGAAGAAACTGAGTCAAAGTTCAAATGGGCCGATGTGATTCGGACGACGCTGAGCACCAGGAACAACGAGATGAAGCTGGAAAAGCTCAAGAAAAAGGTTCTGAAGAAGTATCGGCAACTGATGGGAGGCGAGGAAGTGAGCGACAAGATTGAGCGTAAGTTTAGTAAGAAGCTTACTAAACTGGGCGTTCAGGTAGATAACGATACGGTTCGATTGATAGCGTAG